One Pseudoliparis swirei isolate HS2019 ecotype Mariana Trench chromosome 4, NWPU_hadal_v1, whole genome shotgun sequence genomic window carries:
- the LOC130192512 gene encoding zona pellucida sperm-binding protein 4-like: protein MAKHWGVTSFVPLALLACLAGTEVEAQDKRLSSPSINPIQADYNIHGIYPVIYPDIYPGFYPTTYDRRTYGHGGGGGTGGDGGSEPGGRGGRGGRGGRGSRGGTHAPGRGGIGGHGGRHSDQEQQNIFPNNPPAQSCDVPKNTRITCGLPDISTQHCQEIDCCSDGRHCFYGKAVTVQCTKDGQFIVVVARDATLPNIDLESISLMSKAPGCTHVDSNSDFAIYNFGVTACGTVVSEEPGVIIYENRMFSSYEVETGSLGVITRDSQYDLIFQCRYIGTTVQTVVVEVSPLLDPPISVAAVGPIRVELRLGNGQCISKGCIEEEVAYASYYTDADYPVSKVLRDPVYVEVRLLEKTDPNLVLTLGRCWATTNPNPHTLPQWDILTDGCPSRNDKYLSSLVPVGSSSGLLFPSHYRRFLFKMFTFVDQTSSKSTKSQPLREQVYIHCSTAVCTPVMGYSCEPMCYRKKRDVMDVAQTSSQPKVVVSVGPVDMGASWQ, encoded by the exons ATGGCGAAGCACTGGGGTGTCACCTCTTTTGTGCCACTAGCACTGCTAGCATGCTTAGCTGGGACAGAGGTAGAAGCTCAGGACAAAAGGCTGTCCAGTCCTTCCATAAACCCCATTCAAGCTGACTACAACATCCACGGCATATACCCCGTCATCTACCCCGACATCTACCCCGGCTTCTACCCGACCACCTACGACCGCAGAACATACGGCcacggcggtggtggtggcaccGGTGGTGACGGCGGCAGCGAACCTGGCGGCCGAGGCGGCCGTGGCGGCCGTGGCGGCCGTGGCAGCCGTGGTGGCACTCATGCTCCCGGCCGCGGTGGAATCGGCGGCCACGGCGGCCGTCATTCTGATCAGGAGCAGCAGAACATTTTTCCAAACAATCCTCCTGCCCAGAGTTGTGACGTGCCAAAAAACACGAGAATCACATGTGGACTTCCTGATATCTCTACTCAACACTGCCAAGAGATAGACTGCTGCTCTGATGGACGGCACTGCTTTTATGGAAAGGCAG TGACCGTTCAGTGCACCAAGGATGGCCAGTTCATTGTCGTAGTGGCGAGAGATGCCACTCTGCCCAACATTGACCTCGAGTCAATCTCACTCATGAGCAAAGCTCCAGGCTGTACACATGTTGACTCTAATTCAGACTTTGCCATCTATAACTTTGGTGTTACCGCATGTGGCACCGTTGTTTCG GAGGAGCCTGGTGTTATAATCTATGAGAACAGAATGTTCTCCTCATATGAAGTGGAAACCGGGAGTTTAGGAGTTATTACCAGAGACAGTCAATATGA tTTGATCTTCCAATGTCGGTACATCGGCACCACTGTTCAAACTGTGGTTGTAGAAGTATCACCGTTACTAGATCCTCCTATATCAGTTGCTGCTGTGGGACCCATCAGAGTAGAACTGAGGTTGGGTAATGGACAGTGCATTTCAAAGGGTTGTATTGAAG AGGAAGTGGCCTATGCTTCGTACTACACTGATGCTGACTATCCTGTCAGTAAAGTACTGAGGGACCCTGTGTACGTGGAGGTTCGACTCCTTGAGAAGACAGATCCCAACCTTGTCCTGACTCTTGGTCGCTGTTGGGCAACCACAAACCCCAACCCTCACACTCTGCCCCAGTGGGACATTCTGACAGACGG GTGTCCAAGCAGGAACGATAAATACTTGTCTTCACTGGTTCCAGTcggttcctcctctggtctgCTCTTCCCCAGTCACTACAGACGTttccttttcaaaatgtttaccTTTGTTGACCAAACATCATCAAAGTCGACCAAATCTCAACCCTTGAGGGAACAG GTGTACATTCACTGCAGTACAGCAGTGTGCACTCCTGTAATGGGATACTCCTGTGAACCAATGTGCTACAGAAAAA agAGAGATGTCATGGATGTGGCCCAGACAAGTTCTCAGCCAAAGGTCGTGGTTTCTGTAGGACCAGTGGACATGGGTGCGTCTTGGCAGTAA